Genomic DNA from Thermodesulfobacteriota bacterium:
CAGGGTGTGTGATCTCGTTTAATTTATTTCGTTTCAGTTCATCATTAAAAATAATGTCTCCAAGCAGCTTTCTATTTATGGTCTCATCAGCGTTTAGAATCTGATTTCCGAAAGTAGTAACTATCTGCTTCCAAGTTTGCTGACCGGGTTCTACTATTTTTTTAGCAATATCGTCGACATCGATGACTTTAGCCCCTAGCTGCTCTAACATCGATGCCACTGTGCTTTTTCCGCTAGCGATATTGCCGGTAAGACCTAGGACTTTCATGCAGTTAGTTTAATTTGCTAAAACAGGGGTTTCAAATCTTTATGTAGTTTAAAGCCTCACTTTGGTATACTACAGATTCTATACCGGCTATTTATAAGGAGCTTTAAATGCCCAAGAAAGTTGAAGAGATTAAAAAAGTTGCTGTGATAGGTGCAGGCACAATGGGCTCTGGGATTGCTCAGGTCCTTGCCTCAAATAAAAAAGAAGTAATTTTGCTTGATGTATCTGATGCTGCAATTACCGCAGGTATTCAGAATATAGAAAAGAGTCTTCAGAGGTTAATTAAGAAAGAATCGATTACTCAAGAGGATGGTAGTTCGATCTTGGGAAATAT
This window encodes:
- a CDS encoding 3-hydroxyacyl-CoA dehydrogenase NAD-binding domain-containing protein, which gives rise to MPKKVEEIKKVAVIGAGTMGSGIAQVLASNKKEVILLDVSDAAITAGIQNIEKSLQRLIKKESITQEDGSSILGNIAKTTKYQDLEQADLVIEAAYEDMAIKKDIYTKLSEITLGDVILATNTSSLPIVEIAMNT